aaaaaaaacgtgcacGATAAGGGAGATTAAAATTACCGTTTTTAGCGTGCCGTACTCAATGGATACCCCCTTTCGTAATGAACATTTCGGTAACCATAAAAATCCAACTCGCATAATCGGTTCAATAAACATCTACGTTTAGTTTCAAACGATAATCGCTTTTTTACCGGGTCCCTTCCCCCTTATTCATTGCTTACTTCTTTTCCTCCGGCTTGGTAGGCACCTCCTCGGTGGGTGGATTGGCATCGCGGAAGTTCGGGAACTGCTCCCACGGTGCCGACAGGTCAAACTTGCGGAATTCCTGTGCCAACTCGAGTGGTTCACAAACAACACGTTTCTTCTCATCGTCGTACCGCAGCTCGACGTAGCCGCTCAGCGGGAAGTCGCGCCGCTGCGGATGACCCTCGAAGCCGTAATCGGTCAAAATCCGGCGCAGATCGGGATGGTTGGCGAAGAAGACGCCGTACATGTCCCAGATCTCCCGCTCGTACCAGTTGGCCGCCTTGAACACCTCGTTGGCTGAATCAATAGGGGTCAGCTCGTCCGTGTAGGTCTTAACCCGGATTCGCGAGTTGTACCGAAGCGACAGGATGTTGTAGATTACCTCGAATCGGTACTGACGGCTGGGAACGTCCATGCCGGCGATGTCCACCAGGTTTGCGAACTGGGCCTGATGGTGGTCCTTCAGGAATTGGAGCACTGGGACGACACCCTCGGGGGCAATCAGCACTTCCAGCTCGTCACCGGCGGTGAGCTGCACCTTCTGGACGTACTTTGGCAGGCATTCGGCAACGTATTTGCCAAAGTCGGCCAAATCCGAGCGGGCCACAACGTCCGGCTTGCGGA
This genomic interval from Aedes albopictus strain Foshan unplaced genomic scaffold, AalbF5 HiC_scaffold_391, whole genome shotgun sequence contains the following:
- the LOC109425667 gene encoding NADH dehydrogenase [ubiquinone] iron-sulfur protein 3, mitochondrial, producing MASLLRSISAVARSGLLSGNALSRAAVAPSSSIVRFKSEAAAESRPTVRKPDVVARSDLADFGKYVAECLPKYVQKVQLTAGDELEVLIAPEGVVPVLQFLKDHHQAQFANLVDIAGMDVPSRQYRFEVIYNILSLRYNSRIRVKTYTDELTPIDSANEVFKAANWYEREIWDMYGVFFANHPDLRRILTDYGFEGHPQRRDFPLSGYVELRYDDEKKRVVCEPLELAQEFRKFDLSAPWEQFPNFRDANPPTEEVPTKPEEKK